One segment of Bradyrhizobium sp. CB2312 DNA contains the following:
- a CDS encoding outer membrane beta-barrel protein has protein sequence MKKNLLLAAVSLVALSATAPALAADLAARPYTKAPAMVATIYDWSGFYIGINGGGGSSHATWDFVGIGREGSHDATGGTVGGQVGYRWQSGQWVFGVEGQGNWADFSGDNASALFATRNRTKIDAFGLITGQVGYAWNNVLVYVKGGAAVVSDKYEIFGLGGPLLASTSDTRWGGTVGAGLEYGFAPNWSVGVEYNHIFLSDKDVTFAGFAGSERIKQDVDMGLVRLNYKFGGPIIGRY, from the coding sequence ATGAAGAAGAATCTGTTGCTCGCCGCTGTGAGCCTCGTCGCGCTCAGCGCGACTGCGCCGGCGCTGGCTGCTGATCTCGCTGCGCGTCCTTACACCAAGGCGCCTGCGATGGTCGCGACGATCTACGACTGGAGCGGCTTCTACATCGGTATCAACGGCGGCGGCGGTTCCTCGCACGCGACCTGGGATTTCGTCGGCATCGGCCGCGAAGGCTCGCACGATGCGACCGGCGGCACGGTCGGTGGCCAGGTCGGCTATCGCTGGCAGTCCGGCCAGTGGGTGTTCGGCGTGGAAGGCCAGGGCAACTGGGCCGACTTCTCCGGCGACAACGCCAGCGCGCTGTTCGCCACCCGCAACCGCACCAAGATCGACGCGTTCGGTCTGATCACCGGCCAGGTCGGCTACGCCTGGAACAACGTGCTCGTCTACGTCAAGGGCGGTGCGGCCGTGGTCAGCGACAAGTACGAGATCTTCGGGCTCGGTGGTCCGCTGCTCGCTTCGACCAGCGACACCCGCTGGGGCGGCACGGTCGGCGCCGGCCTCGAGTACGGCTTCGCTCCGAACTGGTCGGTCGGCGTCGAGTACAACCACATCTTCCTGTCGGACAAGGATGTCACCTTCGCTGGCTTCGCCGGCTCGGAGCGCATCAAGCAGGACGTCGACATGGGTCTCGTCCGCCTGAACTACAAGTTCGGCGGCCCGATCATCGGCCGTTACTGA
- the dnaE gene encoding DNA polymerase III subunit alpha, with amino-acid sequence MPSAGFVHLHVHSAYSLLKGSIKIAKLAELAKKDHQPALALTDTDNLFGALEFSDKMAGSGIQPIVGLELAIDFGDQDPTARNAMGPSRVVLLAAQERGYRSLMRLNSRAFLESPDSHAPFIKFDWFDGETEGLIALTGGPDGPISLALAGGMAELAATRCERLANLFGDRLYIELQRHNLDKERRIEGGLIDIAYAKGLPLVATNEPYFAATDDYEAHDALLCIAGGRLIAETDRVQLTPDHRFKTRAEMAVLFADIPEALASTVEIAERCSFRPMTRKPILPFFTVGAAASSDAAAVEAAELKRQAEEGLANRLRVHGLSQGMTEEDYNKRLAFELDVIMRMKYAGYFLIVSDFIKWAKAHGIPVGPGRGSGAGSLVAWALTITDLDPIKFGLLFERFLNPERVSMPDFDIDFCQDRRGEVIKYVQERYGRDQVAQIITFGTLQARGVLRDVGRVLQMPYGQVDKLTKLVPQNPAAPVTLAAAIESEPKLQAFRDEDPVVARAFDIAQRLEGLTRHASTHAAGIVIGDRPLSELVPMYRDPKSDMPVTQFNMKWVEPAGLVKFDFLGLKTLTVLDVACKLLKPRDIHVDLATLPIDDAESYQMLARGEVVGVFQVESQGMRRALVDMRPDRFEDIIALVALYRPGPMANIPTYCARKHGDEEPEYLHPVLEPILKETFGVIIYQEQVMQIAQVMSGYSLGDADLLRRAMGKKIRAEMDKQRDIFVAGAVKNGVPKAQAETIFELLAKFADYGFNKSHAAAYALVSYHTAYMKAHYPVEFIAASMTLDLNNTDKLSEFRSEAQRLGIKVEPPNINRSGATFEVGEKVIYYALAALKGVGIQAIEQIIEERTRRGLFTSLADFAARVNPRAINKRIIESLAAAGAFDTLEPNRARVFAGADAILAACQRSHQAETIGQNDMFGMSADAPTIMLPQIEPWLPAERLRREYDAIGFFLSGHPLDDYATVLKRLRVQSWAEFSRAVKTGATAGKVAATVVSRMERRTKTGNKMGIMGLSDPTGHFEAVLFSEGLAQYRDVLEPGAAVLLQLGAELQGEDVRARVLHAEPLDDAAAKTQKGLRIFLRDTKPLESIAKRLAGPEMAATNGAAPKIGSPGIAPRSNGDGEVSLVMMLDLETEVEMKLPGRFKVSPQIAGAIKAVAGVVDVQQL; translated from the coding sequence ATGCCGAGCGCCGGATTTGTCCACCTTCACGTTCACTCGGCCTATTCGCTGCTCAAGGGCTCGATCAAGATCGCCAAGCTCGCCGAGCTTGCGAAGAAGGACCACCAGCCGGCGCTGGCGCTGACCGACACCGACAATCTGTTCGGCGCGCTGGAGTTCTCCGACAAGATGGCGGGCTCCGGCATCCAGCCGATCGTCGGCCTGGAACTGGCGATCGATTTCGGCGACCAGGACCCGACCGCGCGCAACGCGATGGGGCCCTCGCGCGTGGTGCTGCTGGCGGCGCAGGAGCGCGGCTATCGCAGCCTGATGCGGCTGAACTCGCGCGCGTTCCTCGAATCGCCCGACAGCCATGCCCCGTTCATCAAGTTCGACTGGTTCGACGGCGAGACCGAGGGCCTGATCGCGCTGACGGGCGGACCGGACGGGCCGATCTCGCTGGCGCTGGCCGGCGGCATGGCCGAGCTCGCCGCGACGCGCTGCGAGCGTCTGGCCAATCTGTTCGGCGACCGCCTCTACATCGAATTGCAGCGCCACAACCTCGACAAGGAGCGGCGCATCGAGGGCGGCTTGATCGACATCGCCTATGCGAAAGGCCTGCCGCTGGTCGCAACCAACGAGCCGTATTTCGCCGCGACCGACGACTACGAGGCGCATGACGCGCTGCTCTGCATCGCCGGCGGCCGGCTGATAGCCGAGACCGATCGCGTGCAGCTCACGCCGGATCATCGCTTCAAGACCCGCGCCGAGATGGCGGTGCTGTTCGCCGACATTCCGGAGGCGCTGGCCTCGACCGTGGAGATCGCCGAGCGCTGCTCGTTCCGCCCGATGACGCGCAAGCCGATCCTGCCGTTCTTCACCGTCGGCGCCGCCGCCAGCTCCGATGCCGCCGCGGTCGAGGCCGCCGAATTGAAGCGACAGGCGGAGGAGGGGCTCGCCAACCGCCTGCGCGTCCATGGCCTGTCGCAGGGCATGACGGAAGAGGACTACAACAAGCGCCTGGCGTTCGAGCTCGACGTCATCATGCGCATGAAGTACGCGGGCTACTTCCTGATCGTGTCCGACTTCATCAAATGGGCCAAGGCGCACGGCATTCCGGTCGGGCCTGGCCGTGGCTCCGGCGCAGGCTCGCTGGTGGCGTGGGCGCTGACCATCACCGACCTCGACCCGATCAAGTTCGGCCTGCTGTTCGAGCGCTTCCTCAATCCGGAACGCGTCTCGATGCCGGACTTCGACATCGACTTCTGCCAGGACCGCCGCGGCGAGGTGATCAAGTACGTGCAGGAGCGCTACGGCCGCGATCAGGTCGCGCAGATCATCACCTTCGGTACGCTGCAGGCGCGCGGCGTGCTGCGCGATGTCGGCCGCGTCTTGCAGATGCCCTATGGCCAGGTCGACAAGCTGACGAAGCTCGTGCCGCAGAATCCGGCGGCGCCCGTCACGCTGGCGGCAGCGATCGAGAGCGAGCCAAAACTCCAGGCGTTCCGCGACGAAGACCCGGTGGTGGCGCGCGCCTTCGACATCGCCCAGCGCCTCGAAGGCCTGACCCGGCATGCTTCGACCCACGCGGCCGGCATCGTGATCGGCGATCGCCCCCTGAGCGAGCTCGTGCCGATGTACCGCGATCCGAAGTCGGATATGCCGGTGACCCAGTTCAACATGAAATGGGTCGAGCCTGCGGGCCTCGTCAAGTTCGACTTCCTCGGCCTGAAGACGCTGACCGTGCTCGACGTCGCGTGCAAGCTGCTCAAGCCGCGCGACATCCATGTCGATCTCGCCACGCTGCCGATCGACGATGCCGAGAGCTACCAGATGCTGGCACGTGGCGAGGTGGTCGGCGTGTTCCAGGTTGAAAGCCAGGGCATGCGCCGCGCGCTGGTCGACATGCGCCCCGACCGTTTCGAGGACATCATCGCGCTGGTCGCGCTCTACCGCCCAGGCCCGATGGCGAACATCCCGACCTATTGCGCGCGCAAACACGGCGACGAGGAGCCGGAATATCTGCATCCCGTGCTGGAGCCGATCCTGAAGGAGACCTTCGGCGTCATCATTTACCAGGAACAGGTGATGCAGATCGCGCAGGTGATGTCGGGCTATTCGCTCGGCGACGCCGACCTCCTGCGCCGCGCCATGGGCAAGAAGATCCGCGCCGAGATGGACAAGCAGCGCGACATCTTCGTCGCCGGCGCGGTGAAGAACGGCGTGCCGAAAGCGCAGGCCGAGACCATCTTCGAACTGCTCGCCAAATTCGCCGATTACGGCTTCAACAAGAGCCACGCGGCCGCCTACGCGCTGGTGTCCTACCACACCGCCTACATGAAGGCGCATTATCCCGTGGAGTTCATCGCGGCGTCGATGACGCTCGATCTGAACAACACTGACAAGCTCTCCGAATTCCGCTCCGAGGCGCAGCGCCTCGGCATCAAGGTCGAGCCGCCGAACATCAACCGCTCCGGCGCGACCTTCGAGGTCGGCGAGAAGGTCATCTATTACGCGCTGGCCGCGCTCAAGGGCGTCGGCATCCAGGCCATCGAGCAGATCATCGAGGAACGCACCAGGCGGGGACTGTTCACCTCGCTCGCCGACTTCGCTGCGCGGGTCAATCCGCGCGCGATCAACAAGCGCATCATCGAGAGTTTAGCTGCCGCCGGCGCCTTCGACACGCTGGAGCCGAACCGGGCCCGCGTCTTCGCCGGCGCGGACGCGATCCTGGCCGCCTGCCAGCGTTCGCATCAGGCCGAGACGATCGGCCAGAACGACATGTTCGGCATGTCGGCGGACGCGCCGACCATCATGCTGCCGCAGATCGAGCCCTGGCTGCCGGCCGAGCGGCTGCGCCGCGAGTACGACGCGATCGGCTTCTTCCTGTCGGGACATCCGCTCGACGATTACGCGACCGTGCTCAAGCGCCTGCGGGTGCAGTCATGGGCCGAGTTCTCGCGCGCGGTGAAGACCGGCGCCACCGCCGGCAAGGTCGCCGCGACCGTCGTGTCGCGCATGGAGCGGCGCACCAAGACCGGCAACAAGATGGGCATCATGGGACTGTCCGACCCCACCGGCCATTTCGAGGCGGTGCTGTTCTCCGAGGGCCTCGCGCAATATCGCGACGTGCTGGAGCCGGGCGCCGCGGTGCTGCTTCAGCTCGGCGCGGAATTGCAGGGCGAGGACGTTCGCGCCCGCGTGCTGCATGCCGAGCCGCTCGATGACGCCGCGGCCAAGACGCAGAAGGGCCTGCGCATCTTCCTGCGCGACACCAAGCCGCTGGAGTCGATCGCCAAGCGCCTCGCCGGCCCCGAGATGGCGGCCACCAACGGCGCCGCGCCGAAAATCGGCAGCCCCGGCATCGCGCCGCGCTCCAATGGCGACGGCGAGGTCTCGCTGGTGATGATGCTCGACCTCGAGACCGAGGTCGAGATGAAGCTGCCGGGCCGCTTCAAGGTCTCGCCGCAGATCGCCGGCGCGATCAAGGCGGTGGCGGGCGTCGTGGACGTGCAGCAGCTCTAG
- a CDS encoding carbonic anhydrase, whose product MCEQCPQSLHDEITPSRRSAMLFAASALGVALSGAAFAKETKAPPKPQNVLAPDAALKRLMDGNARYVQGVARRHDFKHEREALAGGQNPFAAVLSCADSRIAPEYAFDTGRGDLFVCRIAGNFAGNEMIASMEYAVGVLNTPLILVLGHDSCGAIDATLKAIKDNTSPPGHIPSLVDAIAPAAKAAMQQGGDVLDQAIRQNVIDNVAKLKSAAPILNAAVEQGKLKVVGGIYRLTTGTVDLIAQG is encoded by the coding sequence ATGTGCGAGCAATGCCCACAATCCCTACATGACGAGATCACGCCGTCGCGGCGATCCGCGATGCTGTTTGCCGCCTCCGCGCTCGGCGTTGCCCTGAGCGGGGCCGCCTTCGCCAAGGAGACCAAAGCGCCACCCAAGCCGCAGAACGTGCTGGCGCCCGATGCGGCGCTGAAGCGGCTGATGGACGGCAATGCGCGCTATGTCCAGGGCGTTGCGCGGCGACATGATTTCAAGCACGAGCGTGAAGCGCTGGCGGGCGGCCAGAACCCGTTTGCCGCCGTGCTGAGCTGCGCCGATTCGCGCATCGCACCGGAATATGCCTTCGACACCGGCCGCGGCGATCTCTTCGTCTGCCGCATCGCCGGAAATTTCGCCGGCAACGAGATGATCGCCAGCATGGAATATGCGGTCGGGGTGCTCAATACGCCGCTGATCCTCGTTCTCGGCCATGACAGTTGCGGCGCGATCGATGCGACGCTGAAGGCGATCAAGGACAACACGTCGCCGCCGGGCCACATCCCCTCGCTCGTCGATGCGATCGCGCCTGCCGCCAAGGCTGCGATGCAGCAGGGCGGCGACGTGCTCGACCAGGCGATCCGGCAGAACGTGATCGACAATGTCGCCAAGCTGAAATCGGCGGCACCGATCCTCAATGCGGCCGTGGAGCAGGGCAAGCTGAAGGTCGTGGGCGGCATCTACCGGCTCACGACGGGAACGGTCGACCTGATCGCGCAGGGCTGA
- a CDS encoding caspase family protein, producing the protein MRGTLKAFICLLLPLAVLAAGAPEQARAQQPEKRIALVVGNGAYAKSPLATTANDAGLIAQTLQAAGFDVVGARDLDGDTLRKSFRDFIQKAQASGPGTVAMIYLAGYGVQLAGENYFIPVDSNISRDTDIPTEALRISDYVRQLASIQLKANIVVLDAARAQPFIEGGQPIASGLALVEPEANMLIAFNAAPGTVAPEEPGPYGIYAQSLAEMIRTGGLALPDVFDRVRLRVNESAKGAQVPWNEQKISAQFSFFERGPDAPPPEVAPDQIAAIRSKPIRDLGVQDAYAAALARDTLPAYEEFLAAYPGDPLSKRVMVIVAARREAITWRRTYRADTPDAYWSYLRRYSRGPHAGDARRRLAILTAPLEPPPSFAMLDYDVPPPPPEEVVYVDRPVLYFSDPDFGFAPPPPPPIYYLPPPPPDFVVLPPPLPVVGLFVLPQPVFVPIPVFVRPPIYVAPPPNNIIYQNIHNTTVINTVINRPLAPPPGFSTGAASLAPAVAGRANPAGPAVPQAVAQRAALIQQGKAPMPQSATIQPTARPGTPPVTPANVAPTAAPPAAPPPRLPQANTLPVPGAQGGPPAPPAGAGPLPGGKPAPTATAPGTIAPVHPGAPTATAPGTTPPAHPGPPTTTAPAAALAPTNPTAAPGQPPKPPVAGVPPGTGPADRAKSAIREPAGSPPPAADTSARPAGRPAAPPPAAAREPARPQHLPSAAPAQVTRPSTPPPRPQAVARPTPPAPAAVARPAPPPPPRVASPPPARVAPPVAAARPAPPPPAARPAPPPPPRVAVAPPARPAAPPRPAAPPAAAKKCPPNQPKC; encoded by the coding sequence ATGCGTGGGACGCTCAAAGCCTTCATCTGCCTTCTCCTGCCGCTCGCGGTCCTTGCCGCGGGCGCACCGGAGCAGGCACGCGCGCAGCAGCCGGAAAAGCGCATCGCGCTCGTGGTCGGCAACGGCGCCTATGCCAAGTCGCCGCTGGCGACGACCGCGAACGATGCCGGCCTGATCGCGCAGACGCTGCAGGCGGCGGGCTTCGACGTTGTCGGGGCGCGCGATCTCGATGGCGACACGCTGCGCAAGAGCTTTCGCGATTTCATCCAGAAGGCCCAGGCCTCCGGCCCCGGCACCGTCGCGATGATCTATCTGGCCGGTTACGGCGTGCAGCTTGCGGGCGAGAACTATTTCATCCCGGTCGATTCCAACATCAGCCGCGACACCGACATTCCGACCGAAGCCTTGCGCATCAGCGACTATGTGCGCCAGCTCGCGTCGATCCAGCTCAAGGCCAACATCGTCGTGCTCGATGCGGCCCGCGCCCAGCCCTTCATCGAAGGCGGGCAGCCGATCGCCAGCGGCCTCGCGCTGGTCGAGCCCGAGGCGAACATGCTGATCGCCTTCAACGCCGCACCCGGCACTGTCGCGCCGGAAGAGCCGGGACCCTACGGCATCTACGCGCAGTCGCTGGCCGAGATGATCCGCACCGGCGGGCTGGCGCTGCCTGACGTGTTCGACCGCGTCCGCCTGCGTGTCAACGAATCCGCCAAGGGCGCGCAGGTGCCCTGGAACGAGCAGAAGATCTCGGCGCAGTTCTCGTTCTTCGAGCGCGGGCCCGATGCGCCGCCGCCGGAGGTTGCGCCCGACCAGATCGCCGCGATCCGGAGCAAGCCGATCCGCGATCTCGGCGTGCAGGATGCCTATGCCGCCGCGCTCGCGCGTGACACGCTGCCGGCCTACGAGGAGTTTCTCGCGGCCTATCCCGGCGATCCCTTGTCGAAGCGCGTGATGGTGATCGTGGCGGCGCGCCGCGAGGCGATCACCTGGCGGCGGACCTATCGCGCCGACACGCCGGACGCCTATTGGTCCTATCTGCGCCGCTATTCGCGCGGGCCTCATGCCGGCGACGCGCGGCGTAGGCTTGCGATCCTGACCGCACCGCTCGAGCCGCCGCCGAGCTTCGCCATGCTGGATTACGACGTGCCGCCACCGCCGCCGGAGGAGGTGGTCTATGTCGACCGTCCCGTGCTGTACTTCAGCGACCCTGATTTCGGCTTCGCGCCGCCACCGCCGCCGCCGATCTATTATCTGCCGCCACCGCCGCCGGATTTCGTCGTGTTGCCGCCGCCGCTGCCGGTGGTCGGGCTGTTCGTGCTGCCGCAGCCGGTGTTCGTGCCGATTCCGGTGTTCGTCCGCCCGCCGATCTATGTCGCGCCGCCGCCGAACAACATCATCTACCAGAACATCCACAACACGACCGTCATCAACACCGTGATCAATCGCCCGCTGGCGCCGCCGCCGGGTTTCAGCACCGGAGCGGCCAGTCTGGCACCGGCGGTGGCCGGTCGCGCCAACCCCGCAGGCCCGGCGGTGCCGCAGGCCGTCGCCCAGCGCGCCGCCTTGATCCAGCAGGGCAAGGCGCCGATGCCGCAGAGCGCGACGATCCAGCCGACGGCGAGGCCGGGAACACCCCCGGTGACACCGGCGAATGTTGCCCCGACCGCAGCGCCACCTGCCGCGCCGCCGCCCAGATTGCCCCAGGCCAACACGTTGCCGGTTCCCGGAGCCCAGGGTGGCCCGCCCGCGCCACCGGCGGGGGCCGGGCCTCTGCCCGGCGGCAAGCCCGCGCCGACCGCGACGGCTCCCGGCACGATAGCGCCGGTGCATCCGGGTGCGCCAACCGCGACGGCTCCCGGCACAACGCCGCCGGCCCATCCCGGTCCGCCAACGACGACCGCTCCGGCCGCTGCACTCGCGCCGACCAACCCGACTGCTGCGCCTGGCCAGCCGCCCAAGCCGCCGGTTGCGGGAGTGCCGCCCGGAACCGGGCCAGCGGATCGCGCCAAATCCGCAATCCGCGAGCCGGCCGGCTCGCCGCCGCCCGCTGCCGACACATCTGCGCGCCCCGCGGGACGACCGGCCGCGCCGCCACCCGCCGCTGCGCGCGAGCCGGCTAGGCCGCAGCATCTTCCGTCGGCTGCGCCGGCGCAGGTGACCCGGCCCTCGACCCCACCACCGCGGCCCCAGGCCGTGGCGAGGCCGACGCCTCCGGCGCCAGCCGCCGTCGCGCGCCCGGCGCCACCGCCTCCGCCGCGCGTCGCATCGCCTCCACCGGCACGGGTGGCTCCCCCGGTCGCAGCCGCACGGCCTGCACCGCCACCGCCCGCAGCCCGGCCGGCGCCCCCGCCGCCACCCCGGGTGGCGGTTGCCCCGCCAGCCCGGCCGGCCGCACCGCCGCGTCCTGCGGCACCGCCGGCCGCCGCGAAGAAGTGCCCGCCCAACCAGCCGAAGTGCTAA
- a CDS encoding 30S ribosomal protein S2 has product MALPDFTMRQLLEAGVHFGHQSHRWNPKMAPFIFGTRNNIHIVDLAQTVPMLHQALQAVSDTVAKGGRILFVGTKRQAQDGVADAAKRCAQYFVNSRWLGGTLTNWKTISASIKRLRHLDDVLSGGEANSYTKKERLTLQRERDKLDRSLGGIKDMGGLPDLIFVIDTNKEDIAIQEAQRLNIPVAAIVDTNSDPKGITYVVPGNDDAGRAISLYCDLIARAAIDGISRAQGDSGIDIGASARPLAEELPAPSSSGFQGLAGPRGTADDLKKLPGVSGAIEKKFNDLGIFHYWQLAELDHDTAHTIGEEVGLPSRADAWVAKAKALTAEAE; this is encoded by the coding sequence ATGGCACTGCCCGATTTCACTATGCGTCAGCTGCTCGAAGCTGGCGTGCACTTTGGTCACCAGTCTCACCGCTGGAATCCGAAAATGGCTCCCTTCATTTTCGGCACCCGCAACAACATCCACATCGTCGATCTCGCCCAGACCGTGCCGATGCTGCATCAGGCCCTCCAGGCCGTCAGCGACACGGTTGCCAAGGGCGGCCGCATCCTGTTCGTCGGCACCAAGCGCCAGGCGCAGGACGGCGTCGCCGACGCGGCCAAGCGCTGCGCGCAGTATTTCGTCAATTCGCGCTGGCTCGGCGGCACGCTGACCAACTGGAAGACGATCTCGGCATCGATCAAGCGCCTGCGTCATCTCGACGACGTGCTCTCGGGCGGTGAAGCCAATTCCTACACGAAGAAGGAGCGCCTGACGCTTCAGCGCGAGCGCGACAAGCTCGACCGCTCGCTCGGTGGCATCAAGGACATGGGCGGTCTGCCCGACCTGATCTTCGTGATCGACACCAACAAGGAAGACATCGCGATCCAGGAGGCCCAGCGCCTCAACATCCCGGTCGCCGCGATCGTCGACACCAATTCGGATCCGAAGGGCATCACCTATGTGGTGCCGGGCAATGACGACGCCGGCCGCGCCATCTCGCTCTATTGCGACCTGATCGCCCGTGCGGCGATCGACGGCATCTCGCGCGCGCAGGGCGATTCGGGCATCGACATCGGCGCCTCCGCCCGTCCGCTCGCCGAAGAGCTGCCGGCCCCGTCCTCGAGCGGCTTCCAGGGCCTTGCCGGTCCGCGCGGCACCGCCGACGACCTCAAGAAGCTCCCGGGCGTGTCGGGTGCGATCGAGAAGAAGTTCAACGACCTCGGCATCTTCCACTACTGGCAGCTCGCCGAGCTCGACCACGACACCGCGCACACGATCGGCGAAGAAGTCGGTCTGCCGAGCCGCGCGGATGCCTGGGTGGCCAAGGCCAAGGCGCTGACCGCGGAAGCGGAATAG
- the tsf gene encoding translation elongation factor Ts produces the protein MATITAAMVKDLRESTGAGMMDCKAALTETNGDMEAAQDWLRKKGLSKAAKKSGRVAAEGLIGALTKGNKGVVVEVNSETDFVARNGQFQGLVKMIAQVAFDAGADVEKIKAAKVGDVTIEAAINDAIATIGENMTLRRAASLEVSQGVVSHYVHGAVIDGAGKMGVIVALESPGKADELAALGRQIAMHVAAANPLALDPSGLDPAVVKREKDVLADKYRQQGKPENVIEKIVESGLKTYYKEVCLLEQAFIHDTGKSVAQAVKEAEGKVGGAVKIAGFVRYALGEGIEKQESDFAAEVAAASGKK, from the coding sequence ATGGCAACGATCACAGCTGCGATGGTCAAGGACCTGCGCGAGTCGACCGGCGCGGGCATGATGGACTGCAAGGCCGCGCTCACCGAGACCAATGGCGACATGGAAGCGGCGCAGGACTGGTTGCGCAAGAAGGGCCTGTCGAAGGCCGCCAAGAAGTCGGGCCGCGTCGCCGCCGAGGGTCTGATCGGCGCGCTCACCAAGGGCAACAAGGGCGTCGTGGTCGAGGTCAACTCCGAGACCGACTTCGTCGCGCGCAACGGCCAGTTCCAGGGCCTCGTCAAGATGATCGCCCAGGTTGCCTTCGACGCCGGTGCCGATGTCGAGAAGATCAAGGCCGCCAAGGTCGGCGATGTCACGATCGAAGCCGCGATCAATGATGCGATCGCGACCATCGGCGAGAACATGACGCTGCGCCGTGCTGCTTCGCTCGAAGTGAGCCAGGGCGTGGTGTCGCATTACGTCCACGGCGCCGTTATCGACGGCGCCGGCAAGATGGGCGTGATCGTGGCGCTGGAATCGCCCGGCAAGGCCGACGAGCTCGCAGCTCTCGGCCGCCAGATCGCGATGCATGTCGCCGCCGCCAACCCGCTGGCGCTCGATCCGTCCGGCCTCGATCCGGCGGTCGTCAAGCGCGAGAAGGACGTGCTCGCCGACAAATATCGCCAGCAGGGCAAGCCCGAGAACGTGATCGAGAAGATCGTCGAGTCCGGCCTCAAGACCTACTACAAGGAAGTCTGCCTGCTCGAGCAGGCCTTCATCCACGACACCGGCAAGTCGGTGGCGCAGGCGGTGAAGGAAGCCGAAGGCAAGGTCGGCGGCGCTGTGAAGATCGCCGGCTTTGTGCGCTATGCTCTCGGTGAGGGAATCGAGAAGCAGGAAAGCGACTTCGCGGCCGAGGTCGCAGCGGCCAGCGGCAAGAAGTAA
- the pyrH gene encoding UMP kinase: MTDPVYRRVVIKLSGEYLAGQQGFGIDQPTVDRVADDLIAARKLGTEVAVVIGGGNIVRGVEVSSRGVSRTTGDTMGMLATMMNCLALEATIERKGMPARALSAFVMPEISELFTRTAAHKYLAEGRIVLLGGGTGNPFFTTDTTAVLRAAEIGAEAVLKATNVDGVYSADPKKDPSATRFDRLTHSQAIEGGYKVMDSTAFALARETSLPIIVFSIAEPGSIGAILRGTGHGTIVAG; this comes from the coding sequence ATGACTGATCCGGTCTATCGTCGCGTCGTGATCAAGCTGTCCGGCGAGTATCTCGCGGGACAGCAGGGCTTTGGCATCGATCAGCCGACCGTGGACCGGGTTGCGGACGATCTGATCGCCGCCCGCAAGCTCGGCACCGAGGTCGCGGTGGTGATCGGCGGCGGCAACATCGTGCGCGGCGTCGAGGTCTCCTCGCGCGGCGTGTCGCGCACGACCGGCGACACCATGGGCATGCTCGCCACCATGATGAACTGCCTCGCGCTGGAGGCGACGATCGAGCGCAAGGGCATGCCGGCGCGCGCGCTGTCGGCCTTCGTCATGCCCGAGATTTCCGAGCTGTTCACCCGCACCGCGGCGCACAAATACCTCGCCGAGGGGCGGATCGTGCTGCTCGGCGGCGGAACCGGCAATCCGTTCTTCACCACCGACACCACGGCGGTGCTGCGCGCCGCAGAGATCGGCGCCGAAGCGGTGCTGAAGGCGACCAATGTCGACGGCGTCTACTCGGCCGACCCGAAGAAGGATCCGTCTGCCACGCGTTTCGACCGGCTGACGCATTCCCAGGCCATCGAGGGCGGCTACAAGGTGATGGATTCGACCGCCTTCGCGCTTGCCCGCGAGACGTCACTGCCTATCATCGTGTTCTCGATCGCGGAGCCGGGGTCGATCGGCGCGATTCTGCGCGGCACCGGCCACGGAACCATCGTCGCCGGCTGA
- the frr gene encoding ribosome recycling factor, with translation MATGNFDLNEVKRRMQGAVQSLKHELGGLRTGRASASMLDPVQVDAYGSHMPLNQLATVSVPEPRLISVQVWDKSMVKAVEKAIVDSNLGLSPATEGQVLRLRIPELNEERRKELVKVAHKYAEAAKVAARHVRRDGLDVLKKLEKNHEMSEDDQKRHADEVQKATDGTITEIDQLLAAKEKEILTV, from the coding sequence ATGGCCACGGGTAATTTCGACCTCAACGAAGTGAAGCGCCGCATGCAGGGCGCCGTCCAGTCGCTCAAGCACGAGCTCGGCGGCCTGCGCACGGGGCGCGCCTCCGCCTCGATGCTCGATCCGGTGCAGGTCGATGCCTATGGCAGCCACATGCCGCTCAACCAGCTCGCCACCGTCAGCGTGCCGGAGCCGCGCCTGATCTCGGTGCAGGTCTGGGACAAGTCGATGGTCAAGGCGGTGGAGAAGGCGATCGTCGATTCCAACCTCGGCCTGTCGCCGGCGACCGAAGGCCAGGTGCTGCGCCTGCGCATCCCCGAGCTCAACGAGGAGCGCCGCAAGGAGCTGGTCAAGGTCGCGCACAAATACGCCGAAGCCGCCAAGGTCGCCGCGCGACACGTCCGCCGCGACGGTCTCGACGTTCTGAAGAAGCTCGAGAAGAATCACGAGATGTCGGAGGACGATCAGAAGCGTCACGCCGACGAGGTGCAGAAGGCGACCGACGGTACCATCACCGAGATCGACCAGCTGCTGGCCGCCAAGGAAAAAGAAATCCTGACTGTTTAA